One Drosophila willistoni isolate 14030-0811.24 chromosome XL unlocalized genomic scaffold, UCI_dwil_1.1 Seg142, whole genome shotgun sequence genomic region harbors:
- the LOC111518905 gene encoding uncharacterized protein LOC111518905: MSMSRLSNTRIILGSMSNIINTRQPIRQHMSKPKIVKIFKQQSATYIVVHASRASAAALEDMDEWEMPVPMEMPKKSTLCLPPKRTEQDQCRICKAQSKEAVKNLFNHELPKVQRLPFHPMPAVNGNVSSRRFANAEELLKVMDKPQQLAEEVINLDLQLSWEKATNKKLTAGCKDLLSELALKQRVQRGK; the protein is encoded by the coding sequence ATGTCCATGTCTAGGTTGTCGAACACTCGTATAATTTTGGGATCGATGAGCAATATAATCAATACACGTCAACCAATTCGCCAACACATGTCGAAGCCGAAGATTGTGAAGATTTTCAAACAGCAGTCGGCCACTTACATTGTCGTCCATGCTTCGCGGGCCTCAGCCGCCGCCCTAGAGGACATGGATGAGTGGGAAATGCCTGTGCCGATGGAGATGCCTAAGAAGAGCACACTGTGTTTGCCCCCGAAACGCACTGAACAGGACCAGTGCAGGATTTGCAAGGCCCAGAGTAAGGAGGCTGTGAAGAATCTTTTCAATCATGAACTTCCCAAGGTGCAACGTCTGCCCTTCCACCCGATGCCGGCCGTCAATGGCAATGTCTCAAGCCGCCGCTTTGCCAATGCCGAGGAGCTGCTGAAGGTCATGGATAAACCCCAACAGTTGGCAGAAGAGGTAATCAACTTGGACCTCCAATTGTCCTGGGAAAAGGCTACGAACAAGAAGCTAACGGCGGGCTGTAAAGATTTACTTTCAGAGTTGGCTTTAAAACAACGAGTCCAAAGAGGAAAATGA
- the LOC6644544 gene encoding differentially expressed in FDCP 6 homolog codes for MPPIDRRDLMIDAIQSKIIQARCDLERYREEYNQCQEFLAREQEQRVQLDAENQCLQRRNSQLEAELEMVKATLQEATAALSEGTRLRRALEQREVLLSEKIQMLRYQAQKAKEHAQESNRLTQESIHRSSELRDRLTQCEKKMEQCEDANLKLKADLRGKRACCKQCAGGPSSQEKALLERKIEELYAQLKESEGRAQVAEANVQQLQRASERLDRHWQQRLAEMNITATRNPKPCQHYLKHNQNCNQ; via the coding sequence ATGCCGCCAATCGATAGACGCGATTTGATGATCGATGCCATTCAAAGTAAGATAATTCAGGCCCGGTGCGATTTGGAACGCTACAGAGAGGAGTACAATCAATGCCAGGAGTTTCTCGCCAGGGAGCAGGAGCAGCGCGTTCAATTGGATGCGGAGAATCAGTGTCTGCAGCGTCGTAACTCTCAACTGGAGGCCGAGCTAGAGATGGTCAAGGCCACCCTGCAGGAGGCCACTGCAGCGCTGAGTGAGGGCACACGTTTGCGCAGGGCTCTCGAACAACGTGAAGTATTGCTTAGCGAAAAGATCCAGATGCTTAGATATCAAGCACAGAAGGCCAAGGAGCATGCACAAGAATCGAATCGATTGACCCAGGAGAGTATCCATCGCTCGAGCGAGCTACGCGATCGTTTGACACAATGTGAAAAGAAAATGGAACAGTGTGAGGATGCCAATCTCAAGCTGAAAGCCGATCTTCGTGGCAAACGGGCCTGTTGCAAGCAGTGTGCCGGAGGACCTTCATCTCAAGAAAAAGCCCTTCTGGAGCGCAAGATCGAAGAACTCTATGCCCAGCTGAAGGAAAGTGAGGGACGGGCTCAGGTTGCCGAGGCAAATGTCCAGCAATTGCAGCGAGCTTCCGAGCGTCTTGATCGCCACTGGCAGCAGCGTTTGGCAGAGATGAATATAACTGCTACCCGAAACCCAAAACCATGCCAACACTACTTAAAGCATAATCAAAATTGTAATCAGTAA